The following coding sequences are from one Hyalangium minutum window:
- a CDS encoding YaiI/YqxD family protein: MKIWVDADACPGPVRDILLRASQRLQVPIVFVANKRLTLPLSELVSTVQVGAGLDVADTHIAASAQAGDLAVTQDIPLAALLVPKGVVVLDPRGELFTEENIAERLSVRNFMQELRDSGVVTGGPSSFSAQDRQQFAATLDRELSRWVKTR; this comes from the coding sequence ATGAAGATCTGGGTCGATGCGGATGCCTGCCCGGGGCCGGTGAGGGACATCCTGCTGCGGGCCTCGCAGCGCTTGCAGGTGCCCATCGTCTTCGTGGCCAACAAGCGGCTGACGCTGCCCCTCTCGGAGCTCGTCTCCACGGTGCAGGTGGGCGCGGGGCTGGATGTGGCGGATACGCATATCGCCGCCTCTGCGCAGGCGGGGGACTTGGCCGTCACGCAGGACATCCCCCTGGCCGCGCTCCTGGTGCCCAAGGGGGTGGTGGTGCTGGATCCTCGAGGGGAACTGTTCACCGAGGAGAACATCGCCGAGCGCCTCAGCGTGCGGAACTTCATGCAGGAACTGCGCGACAGCGGCGTGGTGACGGGCGGCCCGAGCAGCTTCTCGGCGCAGGACCGCCAGCAGTTCGCCGCCACCTTGGACCGGGAGCTCTCCCGGTGGGTCAAGACGCGTTGA
- a CDS encoding cytochrome P450, which yields MSARYNLLSLEVKTNPYPIYAEMRREAPVCQVDPGGMWAVSRYADVMYVLKNPQLFSSRGFGVATNPPWLGGNPFSDSMITLDPPQHGRLRTLLSRALGAPAMARLEPRVRFFAEQAMSELPMGQPVDVMPIYSLRIAASVIGEMMGLDPELHSHLKRWADLITGGVTTVRPEEEDRKQLARDAVADLRRYFGELLDRRRSEPKEDMVSDLLRARVDGVALTQDELIAFMALLLVGGIETVVHLLAFSLMMLMDRPELMARLKADRSLIPAFIEEVLRYEPPAQTAPRLTTEEVELGGVRLPKGAPVLALLGSASHDDAYVPNGDRFDMDRPGPHNMPFGHGPHFCMGAQLARMEGRLALETFLNKVGRLERGPEPMTWHRTLVVRGPGSLPLVLHPA from the coding sequence ATGAGTGCGCGTTACAACCTGCTGTCCCTCGAGGTGAAGACGAACCCCTATCCCATCTATGCGGAGATGCGCCGCGAGGCGCCCGTGTGCCAGGTGGATCCGGGTGGAATGTGGGCCGTGTCCCGCTATGCGGATGTGATGTACGTGCTGAAGAACCCGCAGCTGTTCTCCTCGCGGGGTTTCGGGGTGGCGACCAATCCGCCATGGCTCGGAGGCAACCCGTTCTCCGATTCGATGATCACCTTGGATCCGCCACAGCACGGCCGGCTGCGGACGCTGCTGAGCCGCGCCTTGGGTGCCCCCGCCATGGCCCGCCTGGAGCCGCGCGTGCGGTTCTTCGCCGAGCAGGCCATGTCCGAGCTGCCCATGGGCCAGCCCGTGGACGTGATGCCCATCTACTCCCTGCGCATCGCGGCCAGTGTCATCGGGGAGATGATGGGGCTGGATCCCGAACTGCACTCCCATCTCAAGCGGTGGGCGGACCTCATCACCGGTGGAGTGACCACCGTCCGCCCGGAGGAGGAGGACCGGAAGCAGCTGGCGCGCGATGCGGTGGCGGACCTGCGGCGCTACTTTGGCGAGCTGCTGGACCGGCGCCGGAGTGAGCCCAAGGAGGACATGGTGAGCGACCTGCTGCGGGCCCGGGTGGATGGCGTGGCCCTCACGCAGGACGAGCTGATCGCGTTCATGGCCTTGCTGTTGGTGGGAGGAATCGAGACGGTGGTGCACCTGCTGGCCTTCTCGCTGATGATGCTGATGGACCGGCCCGAGCTGATGGCGCGGCTGAAGGCGGACCGCTCACTCATCCCCGCGTTCATCGAGGAGGTGCTGCGCTACGAGCCGCCCGCGCAGACCGCGCCCCGGCTGACCACCGAGGAGGTGGAGCTGGGCGGGGTTCGCCTGCCCAAGGGCGCGCCGGTGCTGGCGCTGCTGGGCTCGGCCAGCCACGACGATGCGTATGTCCCGAACGGGGACCGCTTCGACATGGATCGGCCGGGGCCGCACAACATGCCCTTCGGCCATGGTCCGCATTTCTGCATGGGCGCGCAGCTGGCGCGGATGGAGGGACGGCTGGCGCTGGAGACGTTCCTGAACAAGGTGGGCCGGCTGGAGCGGGGGCCCGAGCCGATGACGTGGCACCGCACCCTGGTGGTGCGCGGGCCCGGTTCGCTCCCGCTGGTGCTGCACCCGGCGTGA
- a CDS encoding WGR domain-containing protein produces MAQEKTYLELSEGGSHKFYEVTVDGKNVITRYGRIGDAGQSSSASFPTPEKAKAEATKKLNEKVKKGYAPAVMGQRAKRSVTKRSAMLGSGGSKAARGNTVKQAPVLWSFQSGTSALGISIDAEQCWVGNEAGEIFAMDHSGKVHLKFKLPDGVKSIVRDGAWIYASCDDGNVYDLSGKAPRVAYSIAENVDIFWIDIHDGLLAVSDALGNVSTFNHEEETQWSRKSKGDKGWMVRVDEVGVYHGHSKGVTMYERDRGDPLWTKPTKGWIGFGWQEEGTVFASTAEGTVHRFTKKGTVQTVYTCDSYLCSCATAPDGKYVFAGDDHGAIYCFSEAGERLWKLDSGHGAAQSMQYFNGKVYVVTHYGYLACIDASEEAIAAAQRGVVPEAKEVKTPKLKAVTETELETTKKADGGVVVECFKDKGQLRVRVVSSGFEKGWYVQFPRAAREEGARYVVDQVLPSARGGFYRALGNIRKLVS; encoded by the coding sequence ATGGCGCAGGAGAAGACGTATTTGGAGCTGTCCGAGGGCGGCTCCCACAAGTTCTACGAGGTGACCGTCGACGGGAAGAACGTCATCACCCGGTACGGCCGGATTGGAGACGCCGGGCAGTCCTCGTCAGCCAGCTTCCCGACGCCCGAGAAGGCGAAGGCGGAGGCCACCAAGAAGCTCAACGAGAAGGTGAAGAAGGGCTACGCCCCGGCGGTGATGGGGCAGCGCGCGAAGCGGTCCGTGACAAAGCGCTCGGCGATGCTGGGCAGCGGCGGCTCGAAGGCGGCGCGCGGCAACACGGTGAAGCAGGCGCCCGTGCTGTGGAGCTTCCAGTCCGGCACCAGCGCCTTGGGCATCTCCATCGACGCGGAGCAGTGCTGGGTGGGCAACGAGGCGGGGGAGATCTTCGCCATGGACCACAGCGGCAAGGTGCATCTCAAGTTCAAGCTGCCGGATGGAGTGAAGAGCATCGTTCGGGATGGGGCGTGGATCTACGCGAGCTGCGATGACGGCAACGTCTACGACTTGTCCGGCAAGGCGCCACGGGTGGCGTACTCCATCGCGGAGAACGTGGACATCTTCTGGATCGACATCCACGACGGGCTGCTGGCGGTGTCCGACGCGCTGGGCAACGTGAGCACGTTCAACCACGAGGAGGAGACGCAGTGGTCGCGCAAGAGCAAGGGCGACAAGGGGTGGATGGTGCGCGTGGACGAGGTGGGCGTGTACCACGGGCACAGCAAGGGCGTGACGATGTACGAGCGGGACAGGGGCGATCCGCTGTGGACGAAGCCGACCAAGGGGTGGATTGGCTTTGGCTGGCAGGAGGAGGGAACCGTCTTCGCTTCCACGGCGGAAGGCACGGTGCACCGCTTCACCAAGAAGGGGACCGTGCAGACGGTCTACACGTGCGACTCCTACCTGTGCTCGTGCGCCACGGCGCCGGACGGCAAGTATGTCTTCGCGGGGGATGACCACGGGGCCATCTACTGCTTCAGCGAGGCGGGCGAGCGGCTGTGGAAGCTGGACTCGGGCCACGGGGCCGCGCAGTCCATGCAGTACTTCAACGGCAAGGTGTACGTGGTGACGCACTACGGATACCTGGCCTGCATCGACGCCAGCGAGGAGGCCATCGCGGCCGCGCAGCGTGGCGTGGTGCCCGAGGCCAAGGAAGTCAAAACGCCCAAGCTCAAGGCCGTCACGGAGACGGAGCTGGAGACGACGAAGAAGGCGGATGGCGGCGTGGTGGTGGAGTGCTTCAAGGACAAGGGCCAGCTGCGCGTGCGCGTCGTCTCCTCGGGCTTCGAGAAGGGCTGGTACGTCCAATTCCCCCGCGCCGCGCGTGAGGAGGGTGCACGGTACGTGGTGGATCAGGTGCTGCCCTCGGCGCGCGGCGGCTTCTACCGGGCGCTGGGGAACATCCGGAAGCTGGTGAGTTGA
- a CDS encoding protein kinase domain-containing protein, with the protein MGLRPGDRFGRYELVSRLGHGGMAETWRARLLAAAGITKPVLIKRILPEYGTDDAFISMFISEARISATLSHGNIAQVHDFGELDGEYFLAMEYVDGQPLHRILKRARVAGFDALPLPLATFIALEMCRGLHYAHTRTDDSGKPLGIVHRDISPDNVLVSYEGQVKLVDFGIAKARLQRGFSTEPGVVKGKYLFFSPEQARGEEVDGRTDVWATAVVLYEMLCGRLPVEGPEYAALPKLLAGAFPRPSMLRSEIPRELDALVMKALALNKAQRFESSHAFGDALTGYLYSSTPRFSTLTLSHFVQELFREDLAKEGRAVQVPASFLSEMEQWLQPPTSPSVPPVTLPSAARPSTEPEGPPSTDPREVTQPVSPAVDRFIPTRVKARKRRSRTLAVLLLSGGVAAGLTVASVLWGQGSLAAAEAWVQAHLQRPPEAPKPPVTAAPSPETPARTGDTPPAPTPSPPRPQTATPPPPKGSTPGTTTSSPEKKPPAPTRPDTRAAWVLLENARALIGQGKFPEAKETLERCLEVDPHLAECRRQYANVLMQLGERVRAKEQMEQFLHTPPSERPSDLPSRSLQGFSGSQQQP; encoded by the coding sequence ATGGGGCTTCGACCCGGAGATCGCTTTGGCCGCTACGAGCTGGTGTCCCGGCTCGGCCATGGAGGCATGGCCGAGACGTGGCGGGCCCGGCTCCTGGCTGCCGCGGGCATCACCAAGCCCGTGCTCATCAAGCGCATCCTCCCCGAGTACGGCACCGACGACGCCTTCATCTCCATGTTCATCAGCGAGGCGCGCATCTCCGCCACGCTGTCCCACGGCAACATCGCCCAGGTCCACGACTTCGGTGAGCTGGACGGCGAGTACTTCCTGGCCATGGAGTACGTGGACGGCCAGCCGCTCCACCGCATCCTCAAGCGCGCGCGCGTGGCCGGGTTCGACGCCCTACCTCTCCCGCTGGCCACCTTCATCGCCCTGGAGATGTGCCGCGGCCTGCACTACGCACACACCCGCACGGATGACAGCGGCAAGCCCCTGGGCATCGTCCACCGCGACATCTCCCCGGACAACGTGCTCGTCAGCTACGAGGGCCAGGTCAAGCTGGTAGACTTCGGCATCGCCAAGGCCCGCCTCCAGCGGGGCTTCAGCACCGAGCCGGGCGTCGTGAAGGGCAAGTACCTCTTCTTCTCTCCCGAGCAGGCGCGCGGCGAAGAGGTGGATGGGCGCACGGACGTGTGGGCCACGGCCGTCGTCCTCTATGAGATGCTGTGCGGCCGGCTCCCGGTGGAGGGGCCCGAGTACGCCGCGCTCCCCAAGCTCCTCGCGGGCGCGTTCCCCCGTCCGAGCATGCTGCGCTCGGAGATTCCCCGCGAGCTGGATGCGCTCGTCATGAAGGCCCTGGCGCTGAACAAGGCGCAGCGCTTCGAGTCCAGCCACGCCTTTGGGGACGCGCTCACCGGCTACCTCTATTCCTCCACGCCGCGCTTCTCCACGCTGACGCTCTCGCACTTCGTCCAGGAACTGTTCCGCGAGGACCTCGCCAAGGAAGGCCGCGCGGTCCAGGTCCCCGCCTCCTTCCTCTCGGAGATGGAGCAGTGGCTCCAACCCCCCACCTCGCCTTCGGTCCCGCCGGTGACGCTTCCCTCGGCCGCGCGGCCGAGCACCGAGCCCGAGGGCCCGCCCAGCACCGATCCCCGTGAGGTGACCCAGCCGGTGTCCCCGGCCGTGGATCGCTTCATCCCCACGCGGGTGAAGGCCCGCAAGCGCCGCTCGCGCACGCTGGCCGTGCTGCTGCTCTCGGGCGGAGTGGCCGCCGGCTTGACGGTGGCCTCAGTCCTGTGGGGACAGGGTTCGCTGGCCGCAGCCGAAGCCTGGGTGCAGGCCCACCTCCAGCGCCCGCCCGAGGCACCCAAGCCCCCCGTGACGGCCGCTCCCTCGCCGGAGACACCGGCCCGCACGGGAGACACTCCACCCGCCCCCACTCCGAGCCCCCCCCGGCCGCAGACCGCCACGCCTCCGCCCCCAAAAGGCTCCACGCCCGGAACGACGACTTCCTCTCCCGAGAAGAAACCTCCCGCGCCCACACGCCCCGATACGCGGGCCGCGTGGGTGCTGCTCGAAAACGCACGGGCCCTGATAGGGCAGGGGAAGTTCCCCGAGGCGAAGGAGACACTGGAGCGCTGCCTCGAGGTCGATCCCCACCTCGCCGAGTGCCGACGGCAATACGCCAACGTGCTCATGCAGCTGGGCGAGAGGGTGCGGGCAAAGGAGCAGATGGAGCAGTTCCTGCACACCCCGCCCAGCGAGCGCCCCTCGGATCTGCCAAGCCGGTCACTCCAGGGTTTCTCGGGGTCACAGCAACAACCTTGA
- a CDS encoding translation initiation factor, protein MGKKDKKAEPAAPAAPFHNPFAALSGKREELPSKPLPEAAPAKAEERKGPARAVVRMERKGRGGKEVTVVEQLGLRPAELEVWLKALKGSLGCGGAVEEEALVLQGDHRDRLPALLEARGVRRVTVG, encoded by the coding sequence ATGGGAAAGAAAGACAAGAAGGCCGAGCCCGCCGCACCCGCGGCGCCGTTCCACAACCCGTTCGCGGCGCTCTCGGGCAAGCGCGAGGAGCTGCCCTCGAAGCCGCTGCCCGAGGCGGCTCCCGCGAAGGCCGAGGAGCGCAAGGGCCCGGCGCGCGCCGTGGTGCGCATGGAGCGCAAGGGCCGCGGTGGCAAGGAAGTGACGGTGGTGGAGCAGCTAGGCCTGCGGCCCGCGGAGCTCGAGGTGTGGCTCAAAGCTCTGAAGGGCTCGCTGGGCTGCGGAGGCGCGGTCGAGGAGGAGGCCCTGGTGCTGCAGGGAGATCACCGCGACCGGCTGCCCGCGCTGCTCGAAGCGCGTGGCGTGCGCCGCGTCACCGTGGGCTGA